A single Cherax quadricarinatus isolate ZL_2023a chromosome 4, ASM3850222v1, whole genome shotgun sequence DNA region contains:
- the LOC128684285 gene encoding uncharacterized protein translates to MAVLSSLILVLSALTLSCEAGVFGVANIMNRRYPNGPVEFHTMKVPIFRPTTRPLDQPVANPLDQPIANPLDQPVASPLDEPIANPLDQPIVADRSSSADHFGVKTVYHPVTKVKPGRWWTFQSDRPYSQNSYYWK, encoded by the exons atggcagtcttgagcaGCTTGATCCTGGTGCTCTCAGCTCTCACCCTCAGCTGTGAAGCTGGGGTCTTCGGTGTGG CTAACATTATGAACCGGAGGTATCCCAACGGACCCGTCGAGTTTCATACCATGAAGGTCCCTATCTTCCGACCCACCACTCGCCCACTCGACCAGCCTGTCGCCAACCCACTCGACCAACCTATCGCCAACCCTCTTGACCAGCCTGTCGCCAGCCCACTAGACGAGCCTATCGCCAACCCACTTGACCAACCCATCGTTGCTGATCGTTCCAGCTCCGCTGATCACTTCGGTGTGAAGACTGTCTATCACCCCGTTACGAAGGTGAAGCCCGGCAG ATGGTGGACGTTCCAGAGTGACAGACCGTACTCCCAAAACTCTTACTATTGGAAGTAA